The Anaerolineales bacterium genomic sequence TGCCATGCTCAGCCTGGGCGAGCGCATCGCCGGCGAGCTGGGCCGAGGCATCCTGGACGAGGTCTACATCCATGGGGATGACGGCTACGTGATCCTGATGTCTTCGGGCGGGAATGCCGTCTTGACGGTTCTGGCCCGGGAACAGGCCCGGCTGGGGCTGGTGCTACTCGAAATGCGGCGCGCCGCCCGGGACCTAGCGAAAGTCGTGGGCTGATGCACGGGGCGAGCGTGCGCCGCCACCGGTTTGGATCTACGTGGGGAGGTCGTCCCAAGGATGACCTCCCCACCGCGTTAAGAGGCCCGATGCCAGAGGCCGAGGGC encodes the following:
- a CDS encoding roadblock/LC7 domain-containing protein — protein: MEKTRTDLMVDRLRDLQGNTPDIQASAVVSVDGLIMASSLPSGVEEDRVSAMSAAMLSLGERIAGELGRGILDEVYIHGDDGYVILMSSGGNAVLTVLAREQARLGLVLLEMRRAARDLAKVVG